From Leptospira congkakensis, one genomic window encodes:
- a CDS encoding heme oxygenase (biliverdin-producing): MSIAMMLREGTADKHQETEKVPYIRAIFRGGLDAQTYTYQLESLQAVYAVMEELYRQNKDNPILAKLYFPALFREKSLGEDIASFQKKFGTKLRGSISKATQNYIDHIKNTAKTKPELLVAQAYVRYLGDLSGGQSIKKVVAKTFELEGNEGTAFYEFPEIEDLMAFKGIYRQNLDTLPLNDTQKAELLAEANATFDLNKFLFIELDSDLKENIGMDRYQTLLPAG, from the coding sequence ATGTCCATAGCAATGATGTTACGAGAAGGTACTGCCGATAAACACCAAGAAACCGAAAAGGTTCCTTACATTCGGGCCATTTTTAGAGGCGGACTCGACGCCCAAACTTATACCTACCAATTGGAAAGCCTACAAGCTGTTTACGCAGTGATGGAAGAACTCTACCGCCAAAACAAAGATAATCCTATCCTTGCTAAACTATATTTCCCAGCTCTCTTTCGTGAGAAATCTTTGGGAGAAGATATCGCGAGTTTCCAAAAGAAATTTGGAACCAAACTTCGTGGTTCTATTTCCAAAGCGACACAAAACTACATTGACCATATCAAAAATACTGCGAAAACCAAACCAGAACTTCTAGTAGCACAGGCTTACGTCCGTTACTTGGGGGATCTTTCTGGTGGCCAATCCATCAAAAAAGTAGTAGCAAAAACTTTTGAATTGGAAGGAAATGAAGGAACTGCTTTTTATGAATTTCCTGAAATCGAAGACCTTATGGCTTTCAAAGGAATCTATCGTCAAAATTTGGACACTCTTCCTTTGAACGATACACAAAAAGCAGAACTATTGGCAGAAGCAAATGCCACTTTTGATTTGAATAAGTTTTTGTTTATTGAACTCGATTCCGACCTAAAAGAAAATATAGGAATGGATCGTTACCAAACTCTTCTACCAGCAGGTTAA
- a CDS encoding GNAT family N-acetyltransferase, translating into MKPNTINKTERILEVRLAENQLEIERALALRYEVFNLEMGEGLPQSSATRKDRDEYDLYCHHLIVIDKSTEDTKTVGTYRILTRQNAKNGIGFYSENEFDITSIYNLPDEIAEVGRSCVHPDYRDGSVISLLWQGLAEFMNKHNVRYLMGCGSIHSTDADVASQSYGFLKAKDALAPEEFRVYPNPDFVLPGFDADFHVEDPKSISKNIPPLLKGYLRVGAKICGIPALDSVFGTTDVFILFDRKEITERYAKHYMNA; encoded by the coding sequence ATGAAACCAAATACAATAAACAAAACAGAACGAATCCTAGAAGTTCGTTTGGCTGAAAACCAACTAGAAATTGAAAGAGCACTTGCACTACGTTATGAAGTGTTCAACTTAGAAATGGGAGAAGGTCTGCCACAATCTTCTGCTACACGTAAAGATCGTGACGAGTACGATTTGTACTGCCACCACCTCATCGTTATCGATAAATCGACTGAAGACACAAAAACCGTAGGAACCTATCGCATTTTAACTCGTCAAAATGCAAAAAACGGAATTGGTTTCTACAGTGAAAACGAATTTGATATCACTTCTATTTACAACCTTCCGGATGAAATTGCTGAAGTAGGACGTTCTTGTGTTCACCCTGACTACCGTGATGGTTCCGTGATTTCTTTACTTTGGCAAGGTCTTGCTGAGTTTATGAATAAACATAATGTTCGTTATTTGATGGGTTGTGGATCCATTCACTCCACTGATGCAGATGTTGCTTCTCAATCCTATGGATTTTTGAAAGCAAAAGATGCTCTTGCTCCTGAAGAATTTCGAGTGTATCCAAACCCTGACTTTGTCCTTCCAGGATTTGATGCTGATTTTCATGTAGAAGATCCGAAATCGATCTCCAAAAATATCCCTCCACTTTTGAAAGGATACCTCCGAGTGGGTGCTAAAATCTGTGGAATTCCTGCACTGGATTCTGTTTTTGGTACTACAGATGTGTTTATTCTTTTCGACCGCAAGGAAATCACGGAGAGATATGCGAAACACTATATGAATGCATGA
- a CDS encoding SOS response-associated peptidase family protein, with the protein MCNLLSWRLVLEGEKQADWFHRLSQDTINRHIKANSALFEIKHPKSQIQSFQMDGEKIISSTNVWGTKPSWCPDFLTNTKSEKLVSSPFWSQYMQNRILVPVHSFFEWQTQRTGKKHKYEITFKNPNSYFAGLWGEENGFRWITILTGEANEKMKTIHNDGENKHRQPIVMPTQNQNHWLNHSVIKQNDITDLLYRFTPDDTTEVDLNKEQTLFDEI; encoded by the coding sequence ATGTGTAACTTGTTATCTTGGAGGCTCGTATTAGAAGGTGAAAAACAAGCTGATTGGTTTCATCGACTATCCCAAGATACAATCAATAGACACATCAAAGCAAACTCCGCCCTTTTTGAAATCAAACACCCAAAAAGTCAGATACAATCTTTTCAAATGGATGGCGAAAAAATCATTTCTTCAACCAATGTATGGGGAACAAAACCATCCTGGTGTCCTGACTTTCTTACCAATACTAAATCGGAAAAATTAGTTTCTTCTCCTTTTTGGAGTCAGTACATGCAAAACCGAATTCTAGTTCCTGTTCATTCTTTTTTTGAATGGCAAACCCAACGAACCGGCAAAAAACATAAGTATGAAATTACATTCAAAAACCCTAATTCCTATTTTGCTGGATTATGGGGGGAAGAAAACGGGTTTCGCTGGATTACCATTCTTACTGGTGAAGCAAACGAAAAAATGAAAACCATCCATAACGATGGAGAAAACAAACATCGCCAACCCATTGTTATGCCAACGCAAAATCAAAATCATTGGTTGAATCATTCTGTCATAAAGCAAAACGACATTACAGACCTGTTGTATAGGTTCACTCCAGATGATACAACGGAAGTCGATCTGAACAAGGAACAAACCCTATTCGACGAAATATAA
- the polA gene encoding DNA polymerase I — translation MSGRLLIIDGHALAFRAYFAFAASNLTNSKTGLPSGAVFGFWRMLFKLLQDEKVSHIAFTFDPGTRLERNDLYEDYKAHRKPMPEDLKPQIHKIYEMLKALEFPMYKIDGIEADDIIGSLCKKFAKDFEEIVILSSDKDLYQVLDKNIHMLRGKRGVSEFEKIDPKWVETNIGITKEQVTDYMALLGDASDNIPGVKGIGEKGAAKLIQEFGNLETIYKKLDQVKNKSLIDKLAADKENAFLSRKLATIVTNLKLDIKKTDLKIPNYYDPAKVQYFKDEGYNVLHRDLAKQAGIPIASDGDSKDKNAEPSTGKKEKKSKEDEANEETDKKPNKGSAIAKKNYKRIQTLDDLKKIVGKLDSKKPISVDTETTSQDPMLAELLGVSFSQEPGVAYYVAFSHPESIYSHLLPSPEEGLAVLKPMLTDPKWKKIGQNIKYDFLVLRNYGVELAGIHFDTMLASYLLNPGERRHNMDDMAVDYLDYKTITYDELVGTGKKKQNLYDIDPEKVSEYACEDADITLQLHNILAPKMEEGIHKKLFYEIEMPVLHTLADMEFEGIAVEKGYFESLSKTFDAKIKEHEKNIHFYAGRPFNVNSTKELQTVLFEDLRLPAEKKTQTGYSTDHSVLESLQGTHPIIDDLLGLRKFSKLKSTYTDTLPTLINPKTGRIHTSYNQTIAATGRLSSTNPNLQNIPIKDEEGRLLRKGFIAKKGYEILSLDYSQIELRIMAHFANDPQMMDAYKSGADIHKRTAAGIFGIPEDKVTPDMRNKAKVVNFSVIYGVTSFGLSNNLRISRKEAKEFIEKYFATYKGVQTYMEEIVEFCKEHGYVETLLGRRRYLPDIHSKHKMASEGAKRVAINSPIQGTSADMIKLAMIQIDKKIKKESFRSKLLLQVHDELVFEVDPKEKKEFYQMAKEEMESAMKLKVPIVAQGKFGGNWDEAH, via the coding sequence ATGAGCGGAAGACTTCTTATCATTGATGGCCATGCTTTAGCTTTCCGAGCTTATTTTGCATTTGCAGCTTCTAACCTAACCAATTCCAAAACGGGACTACCAAGTGGTGCTGTTTTTGGATTTTGGAGGATGTTATTCAAACTCCTCCAAGATGAAAAAGTATCTCATATTGCTTTTACTTTTGATCCAGGCACAAGACTCGAAAGAAACGATTTGTATGAGGACTACAAAGCACATAGAAAACCAATGCCCGAGGATTTAAAACCTCAGATCCACAAAATCTATGAAATGTTAAAAGCTTTAGAATTCCCTATGTATAAAATCGACGGAATCGAAGCTGATGATATCATTGGATCCTTATGTAAAAAATTTGCAAAAGATTTTGAAGAAATTGTAATTCTTTCCAGTGATAAAGACTTATACCAAGTCTTAGACAAAAACATACATATGTTACGTGGGAAACGAGGAGTTTCCGAATTCGAAAAAATTGATCCCAAATGGGTAGAAACCAATATTGGAATTACCAAAGAACAGGTCACGGATTACATGGCACTGTTAGGTGATGCTTCAGACAACATTCCTGGAGTCAAAGGGATTGGAGAAAAAGGCGCCGCTAAACTCATCCAAGAGTTTGGAAATTTAGAAACCATTTACAAAAAACTAGACCAGGTAAAAAACAAATCTCTGATCGATAAACTTGCCGCCGACAAAGAAAATGCATTTTTATCTAGAAAACTAGCGACCATTGTCACCAACCTCAAACTCGATATTAAAAAAACAGATTTAAAAATTCCAAATTATTATGATCCGGCCAAGGTACAATATTTCAAAGACGAAGGATACAATGTCCTTCATCGTGATCTTGCCAAACAAGCAGGGATTCCGATCGCAAGTGATGGAGATTCTAAAGATAAAAATGCCGAACCATCCACTGGCAAAAAAGAAAAAAAATCTAAAGAAGATGAAGCAAACGAAGAAACCGATAAAAAACCAAACAAAGGTTCTGCGATTGCTAAAAAGAATTACAAACGAATCCAAACTTTAGATGATTTGAAAAAAATTGTTGGGAAACTGGATTCTAAAAAACCAATTTCCGTGGATACAGAAACCACTTCTCAAGATCCAATGCTTGCAGAATTACTCGGAGTTTCTTTCTCCCAAGAACCTGGGGTTGCCTACTATGTTGCTTTCTCTCATCCAGAGTCCATCTATAGCCACCTCCTCCCTTCTCCCGAAGAAGGGCTCGCCGTTTTAAAACCAATGTTGACCGATCCTAAGTGGAAAAAAATTGGGCAAAACATTAAATACGATTTTTTAGTGTTAAGAAATTACGGAGTGGAATTAGCGGGAATTCATTTTGATACCATGCTTGCTTCCTATCTATTGAATCCAGGGGAACGACGCCATAATATGGATGATATGGCCGTTGATTATTTGGATTACAAAACCATCACTTACGACGAGTTAGTTGGAACAGGAAAGAAAAAACAAAATCTTTACGATATTGATCCAGAAAAAGTTTCTGAATATGCCTGCGAAGATGCAGACATCACCCTACAACTTCACAATATCCTGGCGCCAAAAATGGAAGAAGGAATTCACAAAAAACTTTTTTATGAAATCGAAATGCCGGTGTTACATACTTTGGCTGATATGGAATTTGAAGGAATAGCTGTAGAAAAAGGATATTTCGAATCTCTTTCCAAAACCTTTGACGCAAAAATCAAAGAACACGAAAAAAACATTCACTTTTACGCAGGAAGACCATTTAACGTTAACTCAACGAAAGAACTCCAAACTGTTTTATTCGAAGATTTAAGATTACCTGCAGAGAAAAAAACACAAACAGGATATTCCACAGACCATTCGGTTTTAGAATCTTTACAAGGAACTCATCCTATCATTGATGATTTACTTGGTCTCCGGAAATTTTCCAAACTAAAATCCACTTACACAGATACTCTTCCGACACTCATCAATCCCAAAACGGGACGTATCCATACGAGTTACAACCAAACCATTGCGGCTACGGGAAGGTTATCCTCCACAAATCCAAACTTACAAAACATTCCGATAAAAGATGAAGAAGGAAGATTGCTCAGAAAGGGTTTTATCGCCAAAAAAGGTTACGAAATTCTTTCTTTAGACTATAGCCAAATTGAGCTAAGAATTATGGCTCACTTTGCCAATGATCCACAAATGATGGATGCTTACAAATCGGGAGCCGATATTCACAAACGAACGGCCGCTGGGATCTTTGGAATTCCGGAAGACAAAGTAACGCCTGATATGCGAAACAAAGCAAAAGTCGTAAACTTTTCTGTCATTTATGGGGTCACTTCCTTTGGTCTTTCTAATAACTTAAGGATCAGCCGCAAAGAAGCAAAAGAATTTATCGAAAAGTATTTTGCCACCTACAAAGGTGTTCAAACTTATATGGAAGAAATTGTGGAATTCTGCAAAGAACATGGGTATGTGGAAACACTGCTGGGCCGCAGACGTTACCTACCCGACATCCACTCGAAACACAAAATGGCAAGTGAAGGTGCCAAACGTGTGGCCATAAACTCACCTATCCAAGGAACTTCTGCGGATATGATCAAACTGGCAATGATTCAGATTGATAAAAAAATCAAAAAAGAATCTTTCCGTTCCAAACTCCTCCTTCAAGTCCATGATGAACTTGTATTTGAAGTGGATCCAAAGGAAAAAAAGGAATTCTACCAAATGGCAAAAGAAGAAATGGAATCTGCAATGAAGTTAAAAGTTCCCATTGTCGCACAAGGTAAGTTTGGCGGTAACTGGGATGAAGCACATTAG
- a CDS encoding glycosyltransferase, with protein MILHINTSREWRGGEQQLYYLVQGLATFKIPQMVVGQPGSPLETKCKENGYEFVPIEMRGEWDRKAYKNIRSLCISRNVKLIQTHTAHAHTLALLAKRNHLNIPLIVSRRVDFKPKSSFFSRWKYQHSANDYYLPVSQKIKEVMIESKIAPEKIITVYSGIDLKRFSKSAPHEYLREEFHIPKKCIVIGNVAALVDHKDQETLLNAISKMKTNIDFRLMIVGDGKLENKLKNQAEQLGIKDKVIFTGYRKDIPALLSLFNIFTLTSKEEGLGTSVLDAMASGLPIVATNGGGIGEMLDHNEGAYVCSVGDSESIAQGLDKLVGSEELRTKFGTFNKTSVKRFSVTKTVEKTKLIYYSFLGDALYGEGT; from the coding sequence TTGATCCTTCATATCAACACTTCCCGCGAATGGCGTGGTGGAGAACAACAGCTTTATTATTTAGTCCAAGGACTTGCGACTTTCAAAATTCCACAGATGGTTGTAGGCCAACCAGGTTCCCCTTTAGAAACAAAATGTAAAGAGAATGGATACGAATTTGTTCCGATTGAAATGCGTGGGGAATGGGACAGAAAAGCTTATAAAAACATTCGTTCTCTTTGTATTTCCAGAAATGTAAAACTCATCCAAACTCATACGGCTCACGCACATACACTTGCTTTACTTGCAAAACGAAATCATCTAAACATTCCATTAATTGTTTCTCGCAGAGTGGACTTCAAACCAAAATCAAGTTTTTTCTCTAGATGGAAATACCAACATTCAGCTAACGATTATTATCTTCCCGTTTCCCAAAAAATCAAAGAAGTTATGATCGAGAGTAAAATTGCTCCAGAAAAAATCATCACTGTTTATTCTGGAATTGATTTGAAACGTTTTTCGAAATCGGCACCTCACGAATACCTAAGAGAAGAATTCCACATTCCCAAAAAATGTATCGTGATCGGAAATGTGGCAGCACTAGTCGATCATAAAGACCAAGAAACCTTATTGAATGCAATTTCAAAGATGAAAACAAACATTGATTTTCGACTCATGATTGTTGGTGATGGGAAATTAGAAAACAAACTCAAAAACCAAGCCGAACAATTAGGAATCAAAGACAAAGTCATTTTCACCGGTTACCGTAAGGACATACCGGCCCTACTCTCCTTATTCAACATTTTTACACTTACATCCAAAGAAGAAGGGCTCGGAACTTCTGTTTTAGATGCAATGGCTTCAGGCCTTCCTATTGTTGCCACCAATGGTGGCGGGATAGGTGAGATGTTAGACCATAACGAAGGGGCTTACGTCTGTTCGGTGGGAGATTCTGAAAGTATCGCTCAAGGTTTAGACAAACTGGTTGGATCCGAAGAATTAAGAACCAAGTTCGGAACCTTTAACAAAACTTCGGTAAAACGATTTTCTGTTACCAAAACGGTTGAAAAAACAAAACTAATCTATTATTCCTTTTTAGGAGATGCTTTGTACGGAGAAGGAACATGA
- a CDS encoding ATP-binding protein has translation MFLPPDMSSVKHFRKELKRTLEDNGFSSDNIMHIELAADEALTNAVSANVSCHCDETIICRWRIDSSKFTLYILDYGSGLSEESSLPDTDKELLRSNQSQCFSTFLDHIKNHQSKKPDTLPYNGSGQKHKNMGKGLKIINAMMDSVKVMFHGEGMVDEAPAGFKVMGSIIALEYDRSKHL, from the coding sequence ATGTTCCTGCCTCCCGATATGTCGTCTGTCAAACATTTCAGAAAAGAACTCAAACGGACTCTGGAAGACAACGGATTTAGTTCTGACAATATCATGCATATTGAACTGGCTGCTGATGAAGCATTGACAAATGCCGTCTCTGCAAACGTTTCCTGTCACTGTGATGAGACCATTATCTGTCGGTGGAGGATTGATTCCTCAAAATTCACACTTTATATTTTGGATTATGGATCAGGTTTATCCGAAGAAAGTTCTCTACCAGATACGGACAAAGAACTTCTCAGATCCAATCAATCCCAATGTTTTAGCACCTTCCTCGATCATATCAAAAATCACCAAAGTAAAAAACCGGATACCCTTCCTTATAATGGCTCAGGCCAAAAACATAAGAACATGGGAAAAGGATTGAAAATTATCAATGCCATGATGGACTCCGTTAAAGTAATGTTTCACGGAGAAGGAATGGTAGACGAAGCACCGGCGGGGTTCAAAGTTATGGGTTCCATCATCGCTCTCGAATACGACCGTTCCAAACACTTATAA
- the gltX gene encoding glutamate--tRNA ligase → MTEVRTRFAPSPSGFLHVGGARTALFNYLYAKAKKGKFLLRIEDTDQDRSTEASFKIILESLKWLGMEWDEGPGVGGPNGPYTQSERIHIYKEYTDKLISEKKAYRCFCSAEELEGKKKQADAMGIPYIYDGKCSDLTDGEIQSQIEKKIPFTVRFKTPNKIVIVDDMIQGKVKFESKLIGDFIIVKSDGFPSYNYAVVIDDALMKITHVIRGVGHLSNTPRQILIFEAFGFPLPRFAHASEIVGTDGKKLSKRAGATSVLAFRDLGYSSDTMRNYMALLGWTSPDGKEYMSDEELCSVFDVERCSKSPATFDVFKKLKEEEKETVDFNKLSLLGLAEYLNPKSKLNWMSNKYIRDVKIETLGKELEPFLKDCQIPEEYKKGTNPQLLSILDSVRVYLDRLIQAPPYIEEFFLENLQFENDEAKQLVLEGNGKAVVSAFYQNVKSEKLETPDAYKEAMAKAGESTGEKGRTLFMPIRAITTGKSHGLELPILFSLLGQEKLVKRMEQLAKALNIAV, encoded by the coding sequence ATGACAGAAGTTCGCACTCGTTTTGCACCATCCCCATCTGGATTTCTCCATGTAGGAGGAGCAAGAACCGCATTATTTAATTATCTATATGCTAAGGCCAAAAAGGGAAAATTTTTACTTCGTATCGAAGACACAGACCAAGACCGTTCCACAGAAGCATCTTTCAAAATCATTTTAGAATCTCTAAAGTGGCTGGGAATGGAATGGGACGAAGGTCCAGGAGTGGGTGGCCCGAACGGCCCGTACACTCAGTCCGAAAGAATTCATATTTACAAAGAATACACTGACAAACTCATTTCTGAAAAAAAAGCGTATCGTTGTTTTTGTTCCGCAGAAGAACTCGAAGGCAAAAAAAAACAAGCCGACGCCATGGGAATTCCTTACATCTATGATGGAAAATGTTCGGATCTAACTGATGGAGAAATCCAATCCCAAATTGAGAAAAAAATTCCCTTTACTGTAAGATTCAAAACTCCAAATAAAATTGTGATCGTGGATGATATGATCCAAGGAAAGGTAAAGTTCGAATCCAAACTCATTGGTGACTTTATCATTGTGAAGTCCGATGGATTTCCTTCGTATAACTATGCTGTGGTGATCGATGATGCTCTGATGAAAATCACACATGTGATTCGGGGAGTGGGTCATCTTTCTAACACCCCTCGCCAAATTTTAATTTTTGAAGCTTTTGGATTTCCACTCCCAAGATTTGCTCATGCCAGTGAAATTGTGGGAACGGATGGGAAAAAACTTTCCAAACGTGCTGGTGCAACATCGGTTCTTGCATTCCGTGATTTAGGTTACTCCAGTGATACCATGCGTAATTATATGGCATTACTTGGATGGACTTCTCCTGATGGTAAAGAATACATGAGTGACGAAGAACTTTGTTCCGTCTTTGATGTGGAACGCTGCTCTAAATCTCCTGCTACCTTTGATGTATTCAAAAAGCTGAAAGAAGAAGAAAAGGAAACTGTTGATTTTAATAAGTTATCTTTACTTGGACTTGCAGAATATTTAAATCCAAAATCAAAACTCAACTGGATGTCGAATAAATACATTCGCGATGTAAAAATTGAAACCTTAGGAAAGGAACTCGAACCATTTCTAAAAGACTGTCAAATTCCAGAAGAATATAAAAAAGGGACGAACCCACAACTCCTCTCGATTTTAGATTCCGTACGTGTGTATTTGGACAGACTCATCCAAGCCCCACCGTATATAGAAGAATTCTTTTTAGAAAATCTCCAGTTTGAAAATGACGAAGCCAAACAACTTGTTTTGGAAGGGAACGGAAAAGCGGTCGTATCGGCTTTTTACCAAAATGTGAAATCAGAGAAATTGGAAACTCCCGATGCTTACAAAGAAGCAATGGCGAAGGCTGGCGAATCCACTGGTGAAAAAGGAAGAACACTTTTTATGCCGATTCGAGCCATCACTACGGGAAAATCCCATGGTCTTGAGTTACCCATCCTCTTTAGCCTTCTCGGCCAAGAGAAGCTTGTCAAACGGATGGAACAGCTCGCAAAGGCTCTAAATATCGCAGTTTAG
- a CDS encoding DNA gyrase subunit A, which translates to MKNEEQYPKRPFEDQVNDDQRKYSRYVCDSRAIPQEIDGLKPVQRRILWAMWNSDARNRHTKTVKVAGLAMGYHPHGDRSIQDALSQMAQDFAFANNYPLVHGEGTFGDVLDPNAIASPRYTEVKLSDFAKDLGFFESLPDIDYVKNYDETEDEPIHFVGKVPVVLLNNIQGIATGFRCFIPAHKLSDVIESQVTYLKTGKPKKITPWYKGYGGEVKLSKNDNGNTVMSTTFGFKKEDGKLFLVDSPMNWNREKVVNYLDDLIEKKDNWLKDYIDHSSQTFKIELVAKKGEEPSEKEVKELFSKENNEVLTINVITHEGKLRNFTPEEIIKRFCDFRKTHLIRRFKRLAGLEKEKIDRNSELIRFIKEKWNEKVTGIKSKKEFEDKLKAAKFVYFEWLSSIPVYRMTLEEVRKCEDAIVEAKTKYTEYTSLQKDDKKLTGFMTDELDELKKKWDPK; encoded by the coding sequence ATGAAGAACGAAGAACAGTATCCAAAACGCCCCTTTGAAGACCAAGTGAATGATGACCAAAGGAAATACTCTCGCTACGTATGCGATTCGAGAGCCATTCCGCAAGAAATTGATGGTCTAAAGCCTGTTCAACGAAGGATTTTATGGGCGATGTGGAACTCTGATGCCCGTAACCGCCACACAAAAACAGTAAAAGTTGCCGGTCTTGCTATGGGATACCATCCGCACGGGGATCGTTCCATCCAAGATGCCCTTTCGCAAATGGCACAAGACTTTGCATTTGCAAATAACTATCCTTTGGTACATGGGGAAGGAACCTTCGGAGACGTTTTGGACCCGAATGCGATTGCTTCTCCCCGTTATACGGAAGTCAAACTCTCCGACTTTGCTAAGGATTTAGGATTCTTCGAAAGCCTACCGGACATCGATTATGTCAAAAACTATGATGAAACCGAAGATGAACCCATTCATTTTGTAGGAAAAGTTCCAGTTGTACTCTTAAATAACATCCAAGGAATTGCAACGGGATTTCGTTGTTTCATTCCAGCCCACAAACTCAGTGATGTGATCGAGTCCCAAGTTACTTATCTAAAAACAGGAAAACCGAAAAAAATCACTCCATGGTACAAAGGGTACGGTGGGGAAGTGAAGTTGTCCAAAAATGACAACGGCAATACTGTGATGTCGACTACTTTTGGATTCAAAAAAGAAGATGGAAAGTTGTTCCTTGTTGACTCTCCAATGAACTGGAACCGCGAAAAGGTAGTAAACTATCTAGATGATTTGATTGAGAAAAAAGACAATTGGTTGAAAGACTACATAGATCATTCCAGCCAAACTTTCAAAATCGAACTTGTTGCTAAAAAAGGGGAAGAACCTTCTGAAAAAGAAGTCAAAGAATTGTTTTCCAAAGAGAACAATGAAGTTCTAACCATCAACGTCATCACTCACGAAGGAAAACTTCGTAACTTCACTCCTGAAGAAATCATCAAACGATTCTGTGATTTTAGAAAAACACATCTCATCCGTCGTTTCAAACGATTGGCGGGACTCGAAAAAGAAAAGATCGATCGTAACTCAGAACTCATTCGATTCATTAAAGAAAAATGGAACGAAAAAGTAACAGGGATTAAATCCAAAAAAGAATTTGAAGACAAATTGAAAGCAGCCAAGTTCGTTTATTTCGAATGGTTGAGTTCTATTCCCGTCTATAGAATGACTTTAGAAGAAGTTCGTAAATGTGAAGATGCGATTGTAGAAGCAAAAACTAAATACACCGAATACACATCATTACAAAAAGACGATAAAAAACTCACCGGTTTTATGACCGATGAACTTGATGAACTAAAGAAAAAATGGGATCCGAAATAG